In Lathyrus oleraceus cultivar Zhongwan6 chromosome 2, CAAS_Psat_ZW6_1.0, whole genome shotgun sequence, the DNA window TTTTTTGTTTTATCTTGTCGAGTCTTACCACATATCCACCGTAACATCCTCATCTCTGTTACACTTGCTTTAGTCTCGTGATGATTCTTAACCGCCCAACATTCTGTCTCGTACAAAATCGCAGGTCTTACGACAATCCGATAAAACTTTCCCTTTAACTTGAGTGGTACCTTTGTATCACATAAAGTGATAAAATACTTGATGTATTTCTCCATTTCAACCAACCAGCTTAAATTCGATGGTTTACATCCCCATCTATTTCTCCATCATTTTGTATCACGGACCCAAGATATTTAAACCGCGTGACTTGAGGGATAATATGGTCTTCAACTTTCACCTCTAGATTAGAAAAATTTCTTCTTTTGCTGAACTTACATTCCATATACTCCGTCTTACTTCTGCTTAGGCGAAAACCATGTGTTTCTAAAACTTGTCTTCAAGTTTCCAACCTCTAATTTAAATTCTCTTTCGACTCTCATCATCTTCAAAAAGCATACATCTCAATGCTAGCTCTTGAATGTATTCTGTAAGTACATCCAAAATTAAGGTAAAAAAATAATGGCCTAGGATATAACCTTGATGCAAACCAATTGTAATGAGAAAATCATCTGTCTCTCCACCCCGTGTCCGAACACTAGTCGATACCCTTTCATACATATCTTGGATAACCCGAATATATGCAATCCCAACCCCTTTCTTCTCTAGGACTTTCCACATAATCTCTTTAAACACTCTATCATATGCCTTCTCTAAGTCAATAAAAATTAAGTGCAGGTCGTGTTGGTTCATTTGATATTGTTTTATCACACGCCTTAATAGATAAATCGCTTCCATGGCCGACCTTCCCGTCATAAAACTAAATTGATTCTAAGTGACTTGAGTCTTTTTTCTTAATCTCCGTTCAATCACTCTTTCCCATAACTTCATGGTATGACTAATAAGTTTAATCCCCCTATAATTTGCATAATTTTATATATTCCCCTTGTTCTTATAGATTGGAACTAAATTGTTTCTTCTCCATTCATCCGACATGCGTTTTGACCTCATAATTTCATTAAAGAGTTTGGTGAACCACTCAATACCTCCATCTCCAAGAATTTTCTACACTTCAATAGGTATGTTGTCTGGACCAACCGCCTTACTGTTACTCACTATTTTCAACGCTTTATTTACCTCTTATTTCTGAATTCGACGATAATAATTATAGTTTTGATCCTCTTCTCTAATGTCGAGTCTGCTAGAGTCCTGTAAGATACAATAACCTTCATTAAATAAATTATAGACTCTGCCTTCTCCATCTTTAATACACTTCACTTGATCTAAATATGTAGTCTTTCTTTCTCTTCCCTTAGCAAGCATATATATATTTTTCCCTCTCCTTAGTTCTTAGAGATTGATATAATCCATCAAAAGTTTGGGTTCTCGCTTCACTTACCACTTTCCTGGTATCATTATTAGCTTTCTTGTACTTTTCCCAAGTTTCGAAATTCTTACACCTAGAACATTCTTTTAAAAAGTCCTTTTTTACTTTAACTTCACACTAAAGACTTTCATTCCACCACTGTGATTATTTGCCCCTAGGTCCAAAATCTCTTGATTCACCCAACGTATCTTTAGCCATTTTTCTAATCTCTTGGGTCATCTTATTCCACATATCATTTGAACTTCCTTGTGATTGTCCAAACTCTCCATCCAAGATCTTGTGTTGGAAAATCCCTTGTTTTTCACCCTTCAGATGCCACCACTTGATCCGTGGCGCTACCATATGACTTCTTCTCTTTTCTCTCCCCTTAATTCTTACATCCATAACCAAAACTCTATGTTGGATAGTCAAGCTCTCTCCCGGAATAACTTTAAAGTCCAAACAAATCTTCTTATCTGGCTTTCTAATAAGAAATAAATCTATATAAGAACATGTCATCTCACTTTTAGATGTGATAAGATGTTCATCTATTTTTCTAAACCATGTATTTGCTATAGTAAGATCCAAAGCCGACAAGAACTCAAAGATGAATTTACCCTCCGCATTCACCTCCCCTAGGCCAACCCCTCTTGCACACTCTTAAAATCTCTTACTACCCTTCATACATGTCCATTAAGATCCCCTCTTAAGAAAAACTTTTCTCCTTCGGGTATATCCTGGAGTAAACCTTCTAAGTCCTCCAAAAATTTACCTTAAGGTGTTCTACTAACCCAACCCGAGGTGCATAAGCACTAACAACATTAAAGGTATCTTGTTCCACTGCAAATTTCAAGGCTATGATTCACTCTCTTACTCTTTTCGCATCCGTAATATCCTTATTCCACACCTTGTCCACAATGATCCCCACCATATTTCTCGATCTAACTTTTCCGGTGTATCAAAGTTTAAAATCCGAgttcactacgccaaaaatgacttttaacagcgcatcttagacaaCGTTTTTAAAAGAAAGtgctgtctaaggttaaaattaaaataaaacacggaaaatgttccaaaaaaataatgaaagcgctgtctaagggggggtcttagacagcgctttctaaaagcgctgtctaagacccccccttagacagcgcttttaaatatagaccttagtcagcgcttttgataaaacgctgtctaaagtctttaaattaaaaaaaaattaaaaccaaaagcgctgtctaagggggggtttagaaagcgcttttggaaagcgctgtctaaggcatatcttagaaagcgctttccacaaaagcgctgtctaaggtctaattaaaattaaatttcagacTTCTATTTTCGTTCTCAGTCTAAGGCATGGAACTGGTAGGGTTTGTCACGATGGCGGAAGAACCACAATACGCCCTAAAACGCAAATACGAAGACCAACCCACCGCCACTGACATTCAACTCGAAGTCGCAAACGCTAAACAGAAAGCTCAAGAAGCCGCCGCTCGGCTCCTCTGTGTCACCGGCGGCGCTCCTCCACTTTCCTTCGATCCTAAACGTTCCAAGTCCGATAATGGTACTCCTCAATCTGGCTTCGATTCTTACGATTTGAAGCCGCAATATTCAGCTGGTTCTTATGGTGGTTCTAGTAAGAAGATTGAGATACCTAATGGTAGGGTTGGGGTTCTTATTGGGAAAGGAGGTGAGACTATTAAGTATCTTCAGTTGCAGTCTGGGGCTAAGATTCAGGTTACTCGTGATATGGATGCGGATCCTAATTCTACTACGAGGATGGTTGAGCTTATGGGTACTTCTGATGCTGTTGCTTCTGCTGAGAAACTTATCAATGAAGTCCTTGCTGAGGTTTGTTTTAAATTTTCTCTAATTATGTTGTGGAATCACTGTAACTTTGGCCTGTTAGTGAAATATCACTGGTTAGAGTTGTTTTCAACTGATTTTGtaaatgcaatgtgaaatgtttAATGATAAATTTGCTTAAATTATATTGGAATTAGTGCGCTCTGTATCCTGCCAGGGAAAATTCACTGATAAGAGTGGTTTTGAATTGACTTTCTATTTGTAATATGGTGTGTTTTCTGGTTAATTTGCTCTAGTGAGGTTTGAATGACTGCAACTGTAACCTGCTAGTGAAATATTGCTGACAGTATTTGTTTTGAACTGATTTTGTAACTTTAGTATGATTGTTTTGTGCTGAATTTGTTAAAATGATCTTCAAAGTCGAATGGCCTTAACTGTAACCTGTTAGTGAAGCGTCATTGACGATGGTTGTTTTCTACTGATTTTTAACTGTAATAATCTGGGGGAAATGTAACCATTAACATCACTGATAAGAGTTGCTTCTTTACTAGGCTGAAGCCGGGGCTTCTGCCGGTGGTGGTACTAGACGGATGGCTGCACAATCTGGGGGTGATGAATTTTCGATGCAAATCCCAAACAATAAGGTGTGCAAAGTTGCCCGAAATATGTACACCCATGTACTTTCTACAGTGTTTTGTTTATAGTTGATTTGGTTTCTTAGGTCGGCCTTATAATTGGTAAAGGAGGAGAAACAATTAAGAGTATGCAAGCTTCTACTGGAGCACGGATTCAGGTTATCTCTTGTTCTTTGTTTTCTCTGCTTCTTTTGTTATATATTTTCAAAATCATAATTATGTTTGAAGTTGGATGGTGTTAAGGTTAACAGCTGACTGCCCAAACTCTCATGTCTCAAGACTTGGATTTTCCATTGTTAGTAACTTTTGACAACTAATGCCTTATAATTGAACATATTACTTTTAATGTTAAACACCAATTGCGAATGGAAGATCGAATTTGGATCCAACTCCAATCCGGCTCAGAATTCCGGTGCGGTGGATTTTCAGAGAATCGCAGGTATTAGCTTCTCTTCCTCTTGTTGTGTCACTCGTTATGTATCTTATTCTTCTCAACTGTGATTGcgattcttcttcttcttcaactcTTCTGAACTGTGTTATGGAATTGCAGAGTCATCACTGCGGTGGTTACGTGGCGAAGTGGTCACGCGAGAGGGAAGTGAAGTGAGCTTCTCAGAGATGAACTGTGAAGAATGAGCTCTAATCTTTGAGCAAAAAGCAACCGATTCTGAATATGAGGGTAGAGAGCTTGAGAGTGAAGAGTGAAGATTGAAGGTGAGGAATGAAAAAACTAGAAAAGCTTCTGATTGCACTGTTATATACATGGTATTCTCAACCAAATCGGGCAACGGATCGGGCAGGTTAGTTATGTTAGGGCAGGTTGTTAGGATTTTTGTTAAAACTCTGTTAGTTGCAAGTTAATTTTATATGTGAATTGATTTTCTATTAATTATTTCCATCAGTTAAAATAGTTGTATTGCTTGCAGGGATAAGTCAAAATTGGACCTTAGCTTGCAGTTCAGCTGGATTTGCACGTTACTTCTATGAAGGTTTGTTGTGGTTGGAAGTTCTGTTGTTAAAATGTTAGTTTGTTTTGTTAGTTACAAGTCTgtcaaatcaatttaaaattaGTTAGGTTAAGTTAGAGAACTAGTTAGTCATGGTTATTATGAAATTAGAAAAAAAAACTTAACTGTTAGTCAAAGTCCTGCTGTTAGTTATTTCCCATTTTTTGACTCTGTTAGTTTTATTTATAATCGATTGCTTTGAAATTATGTTACTACAAAAGGTTAGATTGATGTTAGTAAATCTGTTAGCAAGTTGATGGTGAGATCTGTCATGGCCTATTAGTATCAGAAACATTATTAGTGAAGGCCAAGACCATGACCAAACACTTGCCTGATTATTTGATGTAGAACTTACTTGCTGAAACTTTCCGCTATGCTAATGATTGTCTTGGTGCATGACTTGTCATTGGGCATGAGCGCCGGGAGCTGTTACCGCAGCAAGTTGTATCAGTTAAGTTGTTATGACTAATTTTGGGAATCTGCTAACGACTCGTTTTAGACAGCACTAGCTAGTGTGTTTTGAGTTGCTCACTTGCCAACAACTTAATAATTGTAATGGATTTGAAGTTAATTGAGAATTTTGCCACCGATACTTAGTAAAACTCGATTAAAATGTCGTTTACGATGGTTATAACATACTGCTATGTTGTTAAAAAGCTGTTTGAATGGTTTGAATTGTGAGTTGTTTAGAAAACCATGTTAATAACTTGAAGTAGGGTTAGTGACGGTATTACATGATTATGTTAGATTCAGTTATATTGGTTAATGTTAACTTACAACATTCGTTCTGTTGTGATAATTATGCAGGATGTACTACCTTGGTTTCAAACTGATTTCAGAATTTGCATCTGTACCGAATTGGGGTGGGCTGCCACGGTTAATTCTTGCActtttggtaattttttattaGCGAGTTTCAATGATGTCTATGTGTAATTATTAGGATTTAATTAAGGGTATACTTATTTTCCTGTGGAATGCTAACTGTGGCGTTGTTATGTATGTTCTAAAACTTTTGATTTGTGCCGTTTCTGACTTGTGGAAAATTCATGGATGAATATATGACAATTCTGCttcatgaatgaatgaagaattTCTTCTGTGAAACTGGAATTTTGTGAATGAGTGAATCTTTAAAAATTGGAATGGATGAAGAAAATTGCTTTTGTGAAACTGGAATTTCGTTTATATATCCTTCAAAATCTGTTACAATGCTCATGAAATTAATGCTAAACTTATATGAAATGCAATGGTTAGTTACAAATCAAAATGTTAGTTTCAATTTGGACTTGAGTGGATGTGTAACTTAATTTGGCTTTGTTTTGTTATATTGGTTAGTTTTGTGAATTATGAATATAATGTTATCGTGGACTTGTATAATGGTATGTTGTTATGACAATTGGTCTATTCCGTTTCTGGTATGAATTAAGAACTTCTGTTATAGTTTGCAGGGTGGTATGAACTTTTGTCCTGGCCTTTTCTGTTAGTTGCAATTCCGAAAGTGGTTTTTAAACTGTTATTGAAACGTGCAGGTTGATATTCATTCTGAACCTGTTTATTACACACTTATGCATGCTATGCTTGGATTACGGAAAGCCCACATCCTGTTGAAAGGGGCAACAGTAGTATATAGCAAaaataaagatgcggagaagttgttttttataccgtttaataccgggttagcatttcattctaaattcatctattataattattttccaagttaccatctaacatttgcctaatcattacagtggacattggttgttgctcgcaatcaatcctatccgagaaattgtgtattatcttgactcgttaggaaatgattggacaacatacccggatatgaaggtcctaattgacacgtaagtgagaatgttcaaaaattttcttagtttatgtgaattgttctaattgcttcatttttattttattagcgtcctacaagcttttcgggcccaacgagatatccaaacctcaaggaggggcgccaactccattacatggattaaagtggcggtatatttttaattaccacattttttattatattagtgatgacaattgataaaacttaggatttataatccatattttttttttcatatgtagtgtcctcaacaacgtaatcaaatagattgcgggtatttcatgttgaggtttatgcgagatactcttgctttgggccgattaaagattcccaccgatgtatgtatttctaacttatgagttatttttatatttacacatatctcatataattaaatagttggaattaattcaaaatatgttatattattatgtagtactttgatgaattcaagtgtgcattttatacaaaggatcaagtggacgaaatcaaagaggagtggtgtcaattcatgataaagctcaatgtttgttcataaatttctgtaattaatgtgtacatttgtagtatatgttatgacttgtaaatgtgtacataaatttgtatatattttgatacatttaaggcaaaattggtttgaattggtatatatatatatttgttagccaaaaattggtagaaaaaaggccaaaatggcatatataaaatgtgataattgtctgtcaaaatctggttgaaaacaggtagaaattctggtttataaacctggaaagcgctgtctaaggtatacctaaaaaatttaaaataagagggtcttataaagcgcttttggccaaaacgctgtctaagggggggggggggggcttagacagcgcttttaagatttaaaaaagcgctgtctaaggtcttgtttgttgtagtggtTGTCTAATTCTTTCGCTTTTTTACCCGTCCATTTAATTTCTTAAAGGCACATAAAATTAATATTCCTCCTAACCATAACATCCACTATTTCCATAGATTTTCCAGTAAGTATGTTTATATTCCATGATCCAAAGCGAAACTTCCTCTCATGAACTAACTTCTTTACCCACACCCGTTCACGAAAATGTAGGAACCTTAAGAATTAAATATATGAATTATTTTACTTAAAAGTGCTCAACTCACTTTTCAAACAAGTTAAGACATCTATCAAATTTGTATCAAAACAATCTCTCTTTCAAGTGGAGGTCCACCACTTATATGCTTTCCCTAAAGCTTATTTCATCCACATAAACTTGTACAGTTGTACTGATGTTGACACCTTATCACATCAGAGACACTTCAACATTACTATTAGAGTTTGACCTAACTCATCCTTACAAAACCAACTTGTAAGACGATGGGTGTCGCTCTATATAAACTTTTTCAAGATTCTATCTCTAATCAAGGTAGATCTTGGGATTTTTCCAATAGTAATATGTTGCATGACCACTACATTGTCAAGAAGACTTTCGATATAAGAAATCAGTCACTTAATTAAAGAGTCGACTATAATACTAAAGTTGAGAAAGTATACAAAACAAATACCTTTTCACTATTCAATATAAGACTtgataaatatatttttcttAACTTCATAGGCAACCATATAATTGAAAGAGATATCACCTTTTTATCCAAAATTTTAACATTAAATATGAGTCTTTAAACTTATAAGGGTGAGACTTCTAAATCACATTTATATTACAATAATAAATTCAAATAAATGAATCTATCATACCTATAAACTCTAATAATATATTAACATTAGAATTGAAGATAAATTCAATAATTACAAAATCGATTTGTAAAATAAATGTTGTCCACATTTTCCGTCATTATCCAATCAAATCGGACTCTTAACACACTCTAACTTTCAATTGAAAATGTTTATGCAAGACAAACAAGTTTACAATTTCAGAGAACTGGTCTAGTGTTGATAACTGGATTTTATTTGTTGTTTTTAGGAGAATCTCAGTCATATAGAACTATGTGAATTAATTTCAATCCTTATTATTGGGATGCCACAGTTTTTTGTACTATTGTAATCCTATTCATTAAGTAAAGATAGTTTCAAATTGCAATATGTTTTTTTCGATAATTACATGGATCAAGGAAGCATGTCTGTCAGATTCATTTGAAAAATTGATACCTTCAATTCAACTGATCTGAAACCATATATTATACAGATATATTTTCTGTTCTATAGTGCTGTTTTTTAGCATTTTAAATGGTCCTTCTAACTTATATGCAATTTTGATATAATAAGATAAAATAGAAGTTTCATTTGTTTATTTGTTGGAAGTTGATGTATATTTGGACTCTACATTGAAGGTTAAAATATAAGATGAGTCCAAATAAGAACCCTGcattttgtttttgttgttcATAGGGAGACTAAAATTACAGAACTTCTATAAATTTTTTCacttaattaaaataataataatgattaTTAATTAAATTTAGATGTTGTCCAAAGAGGTATAATTTTTGTGAAAGAGTGAGAATGCAACAAAAAAAACCATCATGTGCGTCCTTTGTTGTCGGTTGGCTCAGGTCGGCTTTAAAATATCTATTATTTTGTCGTACTCGAAATagtaaaaaataaataatacCAAAGGATACGTAATTTTGAAAAAGGGTGAAGACGCAGCACAATAAACCATCATTTGCACCCGCCG includes these proteins:
- the LOC127121540 gene encoding uncharacterized protein LOC127121540 → MAEEPQYALKRKYEDQPTATDIQLEVANAKQKAQEAAARLLCVTGGAPPLSFDPKRSKSDNGTPQSGFDSYDLKPQYSAGSYGGSSKKIEIPNGRVGVLIGKGGETIKYLQLQSGAKIQVTRDMDADPNSTTRMVELMGTSDAVASAEKLINEVLAEAEAGASAGGGTRRMAAQSGGDEFSMQIPNNKVGLIIGKGGETIKSMQASTGARIQVISCSLFSLLLLLYIFKIIIMFEVGWC